A genomic window from Antedon mediterranea chromosome 4, ecAntMedi1.1, whole genome shotgun sequence includes:
- the LOC140046670 gene encoding mediator of RNA polymerase II transcription subunit 27-like produces MVEVHEKNSIAFSLAIEAIQKLRGSVTNVFDHLKDGKKTPAHGNDTKKRAFLSDLQAGLMLVTIEYEHFEKQAALLPKWTEVPPLGNTSLLSLDPITDRMSFYREALDAYKWSDKMRDHCNLSAMLLSQIKRSSNFGHHASKRKKPSIGSHAIAPDNVDSIILSIDQYFADLTVHRKQTSPYVLQVTVSRTFKAIIVLRGLLIERVVVRATHEKETREDGSPDCWTPSKYLVFQKITDHVTSTMLHYHYPNSPDMALKQFMNWLRSYNKLFSTPCKRCGKYLQDNLPPTHRDLRKLEAYHETCR; encoded by the exons atggtggagGTACACGAGAAAAATAGCATAGCATTTTCCCTTGCAATTGAAGCTATACAGAAACTTCGTGGAAGTGTTACCAATGTTTTTGATCATTTGAAAGATGGGAAAAAGACGCCAGCACACGGTAATGATACGAAGAAGCGAGCTTTTTTATCTGACTTGCAGGCTGGGCTGATGCTTGTTACTATTGAATATGA GCATTTTGAAAAGCAGGCGGCATTGTTACCTAAATGGACTGAAGTACCACCACTAGGTAACACAAGTTTACTGTCTCTTGACCCAATTACTGACAGAATGTCATTCTACCGTGAAGCTTTAGATGCCTACAAATGGTCTGACAAG ATGCGAGATCATTGTAACTTGTCTGCAATGTTGTTGTCACAAATCAAACGTTCATCCAACTTTGGACACCATGCTAGCAAGAGGAAGAAGCCTAGTATTGGAAGCCATGCCATTGCTCCTGA taatgTTGATTCAATAATCTTAAGTATAGATCAGTATTTTGCAGATCTTACTGTTCATAGGAAGCAGACATCCCCCTATGTTCTTCAG GTAACAGTAAGCAGAACATTCAAAGCCATCATAGTGCTTCGTGGTTTGTTGATAGAGAGGGTCGTTGTCAGGGCAACACACGAAAAGGAAACAAGAGAAGATGGATCA CCTGATTGCTGGACCCCCTCAAAATATCTTGTCTTTCAAAAG attaCAGACCATGTGACATCTACAATGCTGCACTACCATTATCCAAATTCACCAGATATGGCACTTAAACAATTTATG AATTGGTTAAGAAGTTATAACAAGCTATTTTCAACACCTTGCAAGCGATGTGGAAAATACCTGCAGGATAACTTGCCCCCAACGCACCGTGACCTGAGAAAGTTGGAAGCATATCATGAGACATGTAGATGA